A stretch of Pyrenophora tritici-repentis strain M4 chromosome 7, whole genome shotgun sequence DNA encodes these proteins:
- a CDS encoding Arp, Ankyrin repeat protein gives MGAITRKDSITDIGTETHLSSCMDAMTRKDSEIDDNIPDISQLNIEDEADANTGEELQEKIAEHKTTPEPIWKSKLWLACQTGDYKEVKEYLQDAEQSSLLTHGRDESGNTALIIASSASPPGGASTAIMELLLEAGADANAKNRAGRTALMQASLWGRQGAVEVLLKHDIPTNIELGDNLGLKAIDMASENDKRSVERFSAYNQSHVERPWLDKINRRRIVERLLEVRRRNIIQVQERLSEAEDKIKKLEEELNASRVANGKIQEELSTKVHELKQARVQIDNLTGRNAEKPIRFRELELGNETQIDFTKTFRIQLSFWNGKRLKPTISYMELDGKHYFAKNGTHSGLNNFISSNVFAPRAYNLFKLLGFERAQLREDQSWFKHAEPQLIAFYMDHFLTSQDLSQSDFKQLKGKKPDKDSNVNEQAERAQPIGLLSQLSGGQQLARLARIG, from the exons ATGGGCGCAATTACCAGAAAAGACTCAATAACCGATATTGGTACGGAGACTCACCTGTCTTCATGCATGGACGCAATGACCAGAAAAGATTCGGAAATCGATGATAATATTCCGGACATTTCGCAGCTGAACATTGAGGACGAAGCGGATGCGAACACAGGAGAAGAGTTACAAGAGAAGATAGCAGAGCACAAAACTACACCTGAGCCGATTTGGAAGAGCAAATTATGGCTGGCATGCCAGACAGGAGACTATAAAGAAGTGAAAGAATATCTGCAAGATGCGGAGCAATCCAGCCTTCTCACGCACGGAAGAGACGAGAGCGGCAATACCGCCCTCATAATTGCTTCAAGCGCATCCCCTCCCGGCGGAGCATCTACAGCGATAATGGAACTTCTACTCGAGGCGGGCGCAGATGCCAACGCTAAGAACCGTGCAGGCAGAACTGCACTCATGCAGGCGTCGCTCTGGGGACGGCAGGGAGCTGTGGAAGTCCTCCTGAAACATGACATCCCAACAAACATTGAACTTGGAGATAATTTAGGCCTCAAAGCGATTGACATGGCTTCTGAAAATGACAAGCGGAGCGTGGAAAGATTTTCTGCGTACAACCAGAGCCATGTAGAAAGACCATGGTTGGATAAGATAAATCGCAGGCGTATCGTGGAGCGGTTGTTGGAAGTACGTCGAAGGAATATTATTCAGGTACAAGAAAGACTTAGCGAGGCTGAGGATAAGATAAAGAAGTTGGAAGAAGAGCTAAATGCTAGCCGGGTCGCGAATGGAAAGATTCAAGAAGAACTCAGTACCAAAGTACATGAACTAAAACAGGCAAGAGTCCAAATCGATAACTTGACCGGACGAAATGCAGAAAAACCCATTCGATTTCGCGAGCTCGAGCTAGGCAATGAAACTCAAATCGACTTTACAAAAACATTCCGCATTCAATTGAGCTTTTGGAATGGCAAACGTCTCAAACCGACAATATCATACATGGAATTGGATGGCAAGCATTACTTTGCAAAGAACGGGACACATTCTGGTTTGAACAACTTCATCTCAAGCAACGTCTTTGCGCCACGAGCCTACAATCTATTCAAGCTATTAGGATTTGAAAGGGCACAACTTAGGGAGGACCAAAGCTGGTTCAAACATGCTGAGCCACAACTGATTGCGTTCTACATGGACCATTTTCTGACAAGTCAAGATCTATCCCAATCAGACTTCAAACAACTCAAGGGCAAGAAGCCAGATAAAGATAGCA atgtcaatgagcaagctgagcgagctcagccaattggcttgctcagccaattgagcggaggccagcagctcgctcggctcgctcggattggctga
- a CDS encoding Dimer-Tnp-hAT domain containing protein: MPAKRTRVNALEIATTSKRPRVAARHRGTASQPVLVDTRPFSPSPPPPPLSPRQALVAAPQAPNFEATLRESRAEETIIPPPEGSEHATVAASGAASEAVDEGFVWVEDKYDGFNWSRYPKHCKPPTSLSNRASWVYSHGYRIALRSNVAKVTWICHYCYKHKFTTVGRGIHDVSQSPSAPARHLGEDKKGHGLKPPSKRTTVAPRKETLLERALQKGCSQAVANELTNFNIQEFRLAAVTWLVENNLPLSQFESSSFRNMIQLASVEAERALWASYNSVSRYVIRLYNYLLLKVVASLSESMSKVHISFDGWTTKGGKRGYLGIVAHYVDSSGELRDLPIALPQLTGAHTGEAMAEVVMAIFKQFEITVGKLGYFVLDNAHNNNTTINTLALQMGFSATERRLRCGPHTLNLIGQMLLWGEEKESYDNEETERVNEAENMATWRGDGPLGVLLAVINYIKTPQQYALFEKYQKLAIRDQPVNAPTEQHKIKEPVKPVVTRWNSYVSCFERAVELQLAVNGYANYHIQKIETEDAYARSRNNKLPAAPDWMRSDGINAHDWQVIAEYIDVLRPLKQATKRLEGRGKSGAFGAIAEVIPVFEYLLGVYEDRLQSYEDVIHDEHTESPEDHLAINLRAALVKAREYYNKLDLSPAYYAATILHPRYKSYLDAAWADKPDWLESSNRKFQHLWAEYKSLPKPRLRPKVRHNDIDDAINSFIEPAGLTENEEDEYEAWKRSEPIASEGVDPIKYWVGLRDRYPSLSKFAIDMLSIPGSSCECERLFSELGDLLEPRRRSISPQLLAAIQCDRRWIRAGFGSGEVPVKEAISDEEMDAKYGVHKWDIN; encoded by the coding sequence atgccagcaaaaagaacacgcgttaatgctctagaaatcgcgacaacttcgaagcgccctagagtcgcagcgcgtcatcgcgggactgccagccaacctgtgctagtcgatactcggccattctcaccatctccacctcctccaccgctgtcgccgcgtcaagctctcgtcgccgcgccacaagcaccaaattttgaagcgaccctccgagagtcgcgcgccgaagagacaatcatcccaccacctgagggcagcgagcatgccactgttgcagcttcaggagcagctagcgaggctgtcgacgagggtttcgtatgggtagaggacaaatacgacggctttaattggagtcgctacccaaagcactgcaagccgcccacatcactttcgaaccgagcaagctgggtatacagccatggctatcgcatcgccttgcgcagcaacgtcgcaaaagtcacgtggatctgccactattgctataagcacaagttcactactgttggccgtggcatacatgacgtctcgcagtctccatcagcgccagcacgtcatctcggagaagacaagaaaggtcatggcttgaagcctccaagtaagcgcactaccgtcgctcctcggaaagaaactctcctcgaacgcgcccttcagaagggctgctctcaggctgttgccaacgagcttaccaacttcaatatacaagagtttaggcttgcggccgtcacctggctcgtcgaaaacaacctcccactctcacaattcgaatcatcgtcttttcgcaatatgatacaattagctagcgtagaggcagaacgagccctgtgggcatcttataacagcgtctcacgatacgttatacgcctgtacaactacctgttactaaaggttgtcgcaagcctttcagaatcaatgagcaaagtccatataagctttgacggatggacgacaaaaggtggcaagcgcggttacttaggtatcgtcgcccactacgttgatagctctggcgagctcagggacttgcctattgcgctcccacaactgacaggtgcccacaccggcgaggctatggctgaggtcgtgatggcaatattcaagcagttcgaaatcactgtgggcaagctcggttacttcgtcctcgacaacgcacataacaacaacaccacgatcaacactctcgccttgcagatgggcttcagcgctactgagcgtcgccttcgctgcggtcctcatacgcttaatctcattggccagatgctactctggggtgaggagaaagagtcctacgacaacgaggagactgagcgcgtgaacgaagctgagaacatggctacttggcgaggcgatggaccattaggagtgcttctcgcggttatcaactacatcaaaacaccacaacagtacgctctttttgagaagtatcagaagctcgctattagggaccagcctgtcaacgcgccaacagaacagcacaaaatcaaggagcccgtcaagccagttgttactcgctggaactcttacgtttcgtgttttgagcgcgctgttgagttgcaattagcggttaatgggtacgccaactaccatattcagaagattgaaactgaagacgcgtacgcccgaagtcgtaacaacaagctgcctgcagcgccggattggatgaggtctgatgggatcaatgcccatgactggcaggtgattgctgagtatattgatgtgctcaggccactgaaacaagctacaaaacggcttgaaggccgcggcaaaagcggtgcttttggagcaatcgctgaggttattccagtatttgaatacttacttggagtctatgaggaccgcttgcaaagctatgaagacgtcattcacgatgagcatacagagtcacccgaagaccaccttgctatcaacctccgcgctgccctagttaaagcccgcgagtactacaacaagctcgacctctcgccagcttactatgctgctacaatccttcatcctcgctacaaaagctaccttgacgcagcgtgggcggataagcctgattggctagagagcagcaaccgcaagtttcaacatttgtgggcggagtacaaaagcttaccgaagccgcgcttacgccccaaagtcaggcacaatgatatagacgacgctatcaacagctttattgagcctgcagggcttacggagaacgaggaggatgaatatgaggcttggaaacgcagcgaaccgatcgctagcgagggcgtcgaccctataaaatactgggtaggactccgcgatcgctaccccagccttagcaaatttgctatcgacatgctatcaatcccaggctcaagctgtgagtgtgagcgcttattcagcgagctgggtgacctcctcgagccccgtcggcgcagcatttctccgcaacttctagcagcaatacagtgcgatcgacgatggataagagctggatttggcagtggtgaggtgcctgtaaaggaggctatcagcgatgaggagatggacgcgaaatacggtgtacataagtgggatattaactga
- a CDS encoding TT-ORF1 domain containing protein, which produces MTNDQLYQTAVEKGIKLLEYFTNTIPIPQSQFTDPEDLYDEGHVASDEYLFVDVERLSTPFRDLGTNSVMDHEGGKNILVHHVYDQGFENDIRIRPYFAQICNPEAGILVAEGNLTVPVAAIFEDLFIEILLLQHWLDIAFLQYLSTFPSPPPQPLPLKYIFQLTIMNETTCEILKSVIAKQDAEECGSWPGLTFDIDSEEGRAILGSPNGAGVAWMLLQHRLQLGEKQIEKVTVFYATDQGDLYS; this is translated from the exons ATGACCAACGATCAACTGTACCAAACGGCAGTAGAGAAGGGCATCAAGCTCTTGGAATACTTTACCAACACCATCCCAATCCCGCAAAGCCAGTTCACGGACCCCGAAGACCTGTACGATGAAGGACATGTCGCAAGCGACGAATACCTCTTCGTAGACGTGGAGCGCCTCTCGACTCCATTCCGCGACCTCGGTACCAACAGCGTGATGGATCACGAAGGCGGAAAAAATATTCTGGTCCACCACGTGTACGATCAAGGCTTCGAAAACGACATA CGGATACGCCCGTATTTTGCACAAATCTGCAATCCTGAGGCGGGAATCCTAGTCGCAGAAGGCAACCTGACCGTGCCTGTGGCCGCCATCTTCGAAGACCTATTTATCGAAATTCTCCTGCTGCAACACTGGTTAGATATCGCGTTCTTGCAGTACCTGTCGACGTTCCCTTCGCCACCGCCTCAGCCCCTACCGCTGAAATACATCTTCCAGCTTACCATAATGAACGAGACAACGTGTGAGATACTGAAGAGCGTCATCGCTAAACAAGACGCGGAAGAATGCGGATCATGGCCTGGTCTCACATTCGATATTGACAGTGAGGAGGGCCGGGCGATTCTTGGTTCGCCGAATGGAGCCGGCGTAGCATGGATGTTATTACAACATAGGCTGCAGCTAGGTGAGAAGCAGATTGAGAAGGTTACGGTGTTTTATGCGACAGACCAAGGCGACCTGT ACAGTTGA
- a CDS encoding Dioxygenase related to 2-nitropropane dioxygenase: protein MPFNTELTRALGIRVPVVQGGMQWVGYAELASAVSNAGGLGILTALTQPTPEDLRKEIRRCRTMTNKPFGVNLTLLPAMVPPDYAAYARVIIEEKVNIVETAGNSPGPVIKQLKAVGTIILHKCTTIRHAQSAVKLGVDFLSIDGFECAGHVGETDITNFILLSKARQTLGVPFIASGGFADGQGLAAALALGACGINMGTRFMCTVEAPIHNNIKQAIVDAQETDTTLVLRRWKNTSRLFANKVALKAVEVEKTSTTGKFEEVAEYVSGKRGRQVFQNGDPDFGVWTAGQVIGLIHDIPTNEELLKRIEREAFETMKQSQSLYVSEGEQPVAEGATIDKKSNNPQAEVWGIGKSKL from the exons ATGCCTTTCAACACCGAGCTTACCAGGGCCCTCGGCATCAGAG TGCCTGTCGTCCAGGGTGGCATGCAATGGGTGGGCTACGCTGAGCTTGCTTCCGCTGTTAGCAACGCTGGAGGTCTTGGAATA TTGACCGCCCTTACTCAACCGACGCCTGAAGACCTCCGGAAAGAGATTCGACGATGCCGTACCATGACGAACAAGCCCTTTGGCGTCAACCTGACTCTTTTGCCCGCCATGGTGCCCCCGGACTATGCGGCGTACGCGCGCGTCATTATCGAGGAGAAGGTTAACATCGTCGAAACAGCGGGAAACAGCCCGGGACCAGTCATCAAACAACTGAAGGCTGTCGGTACAATTATCCTGCACAAATGCACAACCATCAGACACGCGCAGTCAGCTGTGAAGCTTGGTGTTGACTTTTTGTCCATTGACGGCTTTGAATGCGCCGGACATGTTGGTGAGACGGATATCACCAACTTCATTCTGCTCAGCAAGGCCCGGCAAACGCTTGGTGTCCCTTTTATCGCTTCAGGAGGCTTTGCCGATGGTCAGGGTTTGGCTGCTGCGCTTGCTCTTGGAGCCTGCGGTATCAACATGGGAACCAGGTTCATGTGCACAGTCGAGGCGCCCATCCACAACAACATCAAGCAAGCCATAGTTGACGCGCAAGAAACCGACACAACGCTCGTGCTTAGACGATGGAAGAACACGTCGCGTCTTTTCGCCAACAAGGTTGCGCTTAAAGCTGTCGAGGTCGAGAAGACCAGTACAACAGGCAAATTTGAAGAGGTAGCCGAGTACGTCAGCGGCAAGCGGGGCCGACAGGTGTTCCAGAACGGTGACCCAGATTTTGGA GTCTGGACTGCTGGTCAAGTCATCGGACTAATCCACGATATTCCCACCAACGAAGAGCTCCTCAAGCGCATCGAACGCGAGGCTTTCGAGACAATGAAGCAATCGCAGTCGCTTTACGTTAGCGAGGGCGAGCAGCCGGTTGCTGAGGGAGCTACAATTGATAAGAAGTCAAACAACCCGCAAGCTGAGGTCTGGGGCATTGGCAAGAGTAAGCTATAG
- a CDS encoding Tannase domain containing protein: MRCASLSSFTAICSIAVALDCSSSAIQAALSSDLTVNFASPLKANATFQVPQSDTGYPNSPVGLPALCAVSVQVPSKGNTTFGFGLFLPDDWNGRFLAVGNGGFAGGVNWEDMAAGVRYGFATMSTDTGHNSSTGDGQWAANEPNKVENWGHLAMHGSVVAGKAITSSYYKKDITYNYYSGCSTGGRQGLKEAEFYPEDFDGILAGAPAWWTSHLQPWTVKVALYNLPATADYHIPPALFPAIAKEVLKQCDPQDGLADNIISDPVGCNFRAEELLCGANVTNPTSAGCLTSPQISRLYKIYTDSIGENQTFLFPHLYPGSEGQWFLLSGNEPNSLGTDYVRYFLGLGKDWSFYDYNEDIQRLANQLQPGNASVGYDLSSFHAKGGKILSYHGMADGLIPTGSTPYYYNQVYQTLKPKGVDVDSFFRFFLVPGMGHCSGTTPNVNAPWYFAGANQAPVLGSTVYGVPGFRNKEHDALLSMVAWVEEGVAPDQIIGTKYVNEKTQAEVSKQRPLCMYPKAAKYKSTGDVNMAESWECKLLY, translated from the exons ATGCGTTGTGCCTCGTTGTCCAGCTTTACTGCAATTTGCAGCATTGCAGTAGCACTAGACTGCTCATCATCAGCTATACAGGCTGCATTGTCATCGGATCTCACTGTCAACTTTGCTTCCCCACTGAAAGCGAACGCGACCTTTCAGGTTCCTCAAAGCGACACAGGATATCCTAACAGCCCAGTCGGCCTACCTGCTCTATGTGCTGTTTCGGTACAGGTCCCGTCTAAAGGGAACACAACATTTGGATTTGGCCTGTTCTTGCCTGATGACTGGAATGGAAGATTTCTAGCCGTAGGCAATGGAGGATTTGCTGGTGGCGTCAACTGGGAGGATATG GCAGCAGGCGTACGTTATGGCTTCGCTACCATGTCCACAGACACCGGTCACAACTCTTCAACGGGCGATGGGCAATGGGCAGCCAATGAGCCCAACAAAGTCGAAAACTGGGGTCACTTGGCTATGCACGGCTCGGTCGTCGCAGGCAAGGCGATTACTTCCTCGTACTACAAGAAAGACATTACTTACAATTACTACTCCGGATGTTCCACGGGTGGCCGCCAAGGTTTGAAAGAAGCCGAATTCTACCCCGAGGACTTTGACGGCATTCTCGCTGGTGCTCCTGCATGGTGGACCTCGCATTTACAGCCCTGGACTGTAAAGGTAGCACTGTACAACCTTCCAGCAACAGCAGATTACCATATTCCACCTGCATTGTTTCCAGCTATCGCCAAGGAAGTACTGAAGCAATGCGACCCTCAGGACGGTCTGGCCGACAACATCATCTCCGATCCTGTGGGCTGTAACTTCCGCGCTGAAGAGCTTCTCTGTGGCGCGAATGTCACCAACCCTACATCAGCCGGCTGCCTTACCTCCCCACAGATATCCAGGCTTTACAAGATCTACACCGATTCCATTGGCGAAAACCAGACATTCTTGTTTCCACACCTCTATCCTGGATCTGAAGGTCAATGGTTTCTCCTCTCCGGCAATGAGCCCAATAGCCTCGGTACCGATTACGTGCGCTACTTCCTTGGTCTTGGTAAAGACTGGTCCTTTTACGACTACAACGAGGACATACAGCGCCTTGCCAATCAACTCCAACCCGGCAATGCCTCTGTAGGCTATGATCTCTCGTCTTTCCACGCCAAGGGCGGAAAGATTCTCTCGTATCACGGTATGGCTGACGGTCTTATACCCACCGGATCAACACCATACTACTACAACCAAGTATACCAGACCCTAAAGCCCAAAGGCGTCGATGTCGACAGTTTCTTCCGTTTCTTCCTCGTCCCAGGTATGGGCCACTGTTCGGGCACGACGCCGAATGTCAACGCGCCGTGGTACTTTGCCGGTGCGAATCAAGCTCCTGTGCTAGGATCTACAGTTTACGGTGTCCCCGGTTTCAGGAACAAAGAGCATGACGCTCTACTATCCATGGTGGCTTGGGTAGAGGAAGGTGTTGCGCCGGACCAGATTATAGGAACAAAGTATGTGAATGAGAAGACACAAGCAGAGGTTTCGAAACAAAGGCCTTTGTGCATGTATCCGAAGGCGGCAAAGTACAAGAGTACGGGAGATGTGAATATGGCGGAGTCTTGGGAGTGCAAGTTGCTATACTAA
- a CDS encoding NYN multi-domain protein — translation MPINDSSLALLIDGDNVSPKIIAGLMAEVANYGTASVRRIYGDWTSPYLNGWKACLLHHSITPIQQFAYTTGKNVTDGAMIIDAMDLLYTGRLSSFCLVSSDSDFTRLAARIREQGVTVYGFGERKTNNAFIAACDKFMYFDVLSVESQELEEPSRTEELSKSGMVPIVVRSQLPKRPVDFTARAGIRLAISNTRGHGDKWVNLADIGKYLRKISPDLHARNYDYERLREFVEASGIVDVKYKNMGDKPPIVLVCLKEDQ, via the coding sequence ATGCCTATCAACGACTCCAGCTTAGCCTTACTAATCGACGGCGACAATGTTTCGCCAAAAATCATTGCTGGCCTCATGGCAGAAGTCGCCAACTACGGAACCGCCAGCGTCAGGCGGATTTATGGGGATTGGACCAGCCCATACCTCAATGGCTGGAAAGCTTGTCTTCTGCATCACTCAATAACGCCAATTCAACAATTTGCGTACACCACCGGAAAGAACGTCACCGATGGCGCTATGATTATCGACGCTATGGATCTACTTTACACTGGCCGTTTATCAAGCTTCTGTCTGGTATCAAGCGATAGTGACTTTACGCGTCTCGCAGCCCGCATTCGTGAGCAGGGTGTTACAGTCTACGGCTTCGGCGAACGCAAGACCAACAACGCATTTATTGCGGCTTGTGATAAGTTCATGTACTTCGACGTGCTGAGCGTAGAGTCGCAAGAGTTGGAGGAGCCATCTCGTACCGAAGAATTATCCAAGTCAGGCATGGTACCGATCGTGGTGCGCAGCCAGCTGCCTAAAAGACCGGTCGATTTTACGGCACGCGCTGGAATACGTTTAGCGATTAGCAACACCAGGGGGCATGGCGATAAATGGGTCAATCTGGCCGATATCGGAAAATATCTGAGAAAGATAAGTCCCGACTTACATGCACGCAATTACGACTATGAACGGCTTCGCGAGTTTGTTGAAGCGTCTGGAATAGTCGATGTCAAGTATAAAAATATGGGTGACAAACCCCCAATTGTCCTAGTCTGCCTTAAGGAGGATCAATAA
- a CDS encoding BetA, Choline dehydrogenase and related flavoprotein codes for MLWSCLLVGLTHVIGATCAPQTFDYVIVGGGPAGLLIANRLSADSNITVAVIEAGDSAYNNPNVTYVPKSLLEYGLFIGTSIDWGYMTVPQKYAENRELNYWAGKALGGSTTINGMTYLQAEKDQIDAWEELGNESWNWDSLFEYFIAQEGFQTPSAELQARGTGYDDDAHGKEGELAVGFTPYLTAGFRDLMKETSEALGYPYNKEPNDGKMRGFNTWPMTLNETGPTRADGARSFYFPVASRPNLHVFLNTTTLRIIWDEKSATPNLLASGVETNANNITTTILATKEVILTAGSIRSPALLEHSGIGNLAILEPLGIKTVNPIHSVGSNLPDQPQNGMTFTSSKNFTGYPTFVTYLTASDLFGASLPALTAEVRANISAYAATIIAEYVPDTISLSTQEQLLTHQIDLIFNTSSTVPLVELLWAPVNNQIIAQLWNLLPLSRGSIHVNTSDANAPPRINPNFLQLPIDTYAQAAAAVRIREYMATSPLSDIITGEVSPGLDTVPKDAGWRDVAWESWIKKTLNGNSHPCMGR; via the exons ATGTTGTGGTCTTGCCTTCTAGTCGGCCTGACACACGTCATTGGCGCCACATGCGCGCCACAGACGTTCGATTATGTCATCGTCGGAGGCGGCCCAGCAGGTCTACTCATCGCGAACCGCCTATCCGCAGATTCAAACATCACCGTTGCAGTCATCGAAGCAGGAGACTCTGCGTACAACAACCCGAATGTCACATACGTCCCAAAATCGCTTCTCGAGTATGGCCTGTTTATCGGTACATCGATTGACTGGGGTTACATGACGGTACCGCAAAAGTATGCTGAAAACCGTGAGTTGAATTACTGGGCTGGAAAGGCGTTGGGCGGGAGTACGACGATTAATGGTATGACGTATCTGCAAGCGGAGAAGGATCAGATTGATGCGTGGGAAGAGTTGGGGAACGAGAGTTGGAATTGGGATAGTCTTTTTGAGTACTTTATTGCGCAAGAGGGATTTCAAACGCCGAGTGCTGAGCTGCAGGCTAGGGGCACGGGATATGACGATGATGCGCATGGGAAGGAGGGGGAGCTAGCTGTTGGTTTCACTCCGTATCTTACTGCTGGATTTAGGGATCTGATGAAAGAGACGTCTGAAGCGCTTGGGTATCCGTATAACAAGGAACCGAACGATGGCAAGATGCGTGGGTTTAACACCTGGCCCATGACGCTGAACGAAACTGGACCAACGCGAGCAGATGGGGCCAGATCATTCTACTTCCCCGTTGCATCTAGACCAAACCTCCACGTTTTTCTCAACACCACCACACTACGAATCATCTGGGACGAAAAGTCCGCAACTCCCAATCTACTAGCTTCCGGCGTTGAAACCAACGCAAACAACATAACCACAACCATCCTCGCCACCAAAGAAGTCATCCTCACAGCCGGCTCCATAAGATCCCCCGCCCTCCTCGAGCACTCCGGCATCGGCAACCTAGCCATCCTCGAACCCCTTGGTATCAAAACCGTCAACCCCATCCACAGCGTAGGTTCCAACCTCCCCGACCAACCCCAAAACGGCATGACCTTCACGTCCTCCAAAAACTTCACCGGCTACCCAACTTTCGTAACCTACCTAACCGCCTCTGACCTCTTCGGCGCCTCGCTCCCAGCCCTGACCGCAGAAGTGCGAGCGAACATCAGCGCCTACGCCGCGACCATCATCGCCGAGTACGTCCCAGACACCATATCGCTGTCGACGCAAGAACAGCTGCTTACGCACCAGATCGACCTAATCTTCAACACCAGCAGCACAGTCCCGCTTGTCGAACTCCTCTGGGCACCCGTGAATAACCAAATCATAGCGCAACTCTGGAATTTATTACCCCTGTCTAGAGGCTCCATACATGTTAATACTTCCGATGCCAACGCACCCCCACGCATCAACCCAAACTTCCTCCAACTACCCATCGACACTTACGCCCAAGCAGCTGCAGCAGTACGTATACGTGAATACATGGCCACATCCCCGCTCTCCGATATTATCACCGGCGAGGTCTCACCCGGGCTGGACACCGTCCCAAAAGACGCGGGCTGGAGAGATGTAGCCTGGGAGTCGTGGATCAAGAAGACGTTGAATGGTAACTCACACCCC TGTATGGGACGGTGA
- a CDS encoding TT-ORF1 domain containing protein: MNTVKSVYYGWATLIVAGGGAYFFAKRSINADRAAKAEADRQKRIRIYQLEHGMQESAPVTTPLNPTARAGSTQAAPNSVTRGIGGGMGQAEGNPSIQASQDPAPTRHAPESEGQRVGEKSKYEANEVYRSRKGDRFS, from the exons ATGAACACC GTTAAATCAGTATA CTACGGCTGGGCCACCCTAATCGTCGCAGGCGGCGGCGCCTACTTCTTCGCCAAACGCAGCATCAACGCCGACCGAGCCGCAAAAGCAGAAGCCGACCGTCAAAAACGCATTCGTATCTACCAACTCGAGCATGGCATGCAGGAATCCGCGCCGGTGACTACGCCGTTGAATCCGACGGCACGGGCGGGGTCGACGCAGGCGGCGCCAAATAGTGTGACAAGAGGTATTGGGGGTGGGATGGGACAGGCTGAGGGCAATCCGAGTATACAGGCGAGTCAGGATCCGGCGCCTACGAGACATGCGCCGGAGAGTGAGGGACAGAGGGTGGGCGAGAAGAGCAAGTATGAGGCTAATGAGGTATATCGGAGTCGGAAGGGGGATCGATTTTCGTAG